In Streptomyces sp. SN-593, a single genomic region encodes these proteins:
- a CDS encoding bifunctional DNA primase/polymerase: protein MAGRNRLSGWLRRGADNGSSSSTAPRPARAPRNARGSRTGPPGPDPRRDELTRAAATAGFRLAPAAHPEGFGCSCERIGCPLPGLHPVSLAWQTQASTEPQRVEDWLRAHPLANFVTATGIGHDVLDVPADAGRLALERLTVDAATLGPVAALGEDRLLFFTATRGTPADEDEWWPCALDSHPETADEHPGIRWHCRGSYVLLPPAQLPSGHFVQWLDGHGPDLPLPDPLPVLAILTDACAQFGYEFEPAPVGWGR, encoded by the coding sequence ATGGCAGGCAGGAACAGGTTGTCCGGCTGGTTGCGCCGAGGCGCGGACAACGGGTCGTCCTCCTCGACCGCCCCCCGCCCCGCCCGGGCACCGCGCAACGCGCGCGGCTCCCGCACCGGTCCGCCCGGCCCCGACCCCCGGCGCGACGAGCTGACCCGGGCCGCCGCCACCGCCGGCTTCCGGCTGGCCCCCGCCGCCCACCCCGAGGGCTTCGGCTGTTCCTGCGAACGGATCGGCTGTCCCCTCCCCGGCCTGCACCCGGTCTCGCTCGCCTGGCAGACCCAGGCGTCCACCGAGCCGCAGCGCGTCGAGGACTGGCTGCGCGCCCACCCGCTGGCGAACTTCGTCACCGCGACCGGCATCGGCCACGACGTGCTCGACGTCCCCGCGGACGCCGGACGGCTCGCCCTGGAGCGGCTGACGGTGGACGCCGCGACGCTCGGGCCGGTCGCCGCACTCGGCGAGGACCGGCTGCTGTTCTTCACCGCGACCCGCGGCACGCCCGCCGACGAGGACGAGTGGTGGCCCTGCGCGCTGGACAGCCACCCCGAGACCGCCGACGAGCACCCGGGAATCCGCTGGCACTGCCGCGGCAGCTACGTGCTCCTGCCGCCCGCGCAGTTGCCCTCCGGCCACTTCGTCCAGTGGCTCGACGGCCACGGCCCCGACCTGCCGCTGCCCGACCCGCTGCCGGTGCTCGCCATCCTCACCGACGCCTGCGCCCAGTTCGGCTACGAGTTCGAGCCCGCCCCCGTCGGCTGGGGTCGCTGA
- a CDS encoding heme oxygenase (biliverdin-producing), with product MSPLPVATPFSTVIRTASQDLHTEVNNTSFMSDMLGGRLGIEAYARYTEQLWFVYRALEDGAAALAGDPVAGPFLFPELSRVPSLERDLEHLRGPGWQKRARPARATAAYTARISEVAASWPAGYVAHHYTRYLGDLSGGQVVRDTAQKTWGFDHKGDGVRFYVFEGIPNPAAFKREYRALLDALPVDGPERDRVIGESRQAFAFNGALLAELARD from the coding sequence TTGTCGCCGCTGCCTGTCGCCACCCCCTTCTCCACCGTCATCCGCACCGCCAGCCAGGACCTGCACACCGAGGTCAACAACACGTCGTTCATGAGCGACATGCTCGGCGGCCGGCTCGGCATCGAGGCGTACGCGCGCTACACCGAGCAACTGTGGTTCGTGTACCGGGCGCTGGAGGACGGCGCGGCGGCGCTCGCCGGCGACCCCGTGGCCGGCCCCTTCCTCTTCCCGGAACTCTCGCGGGTGCCGTCGCTGGAGCGGGACCTGGAGCATCTGCGCGGGCCCGGGTGGCAAAAGCGGGCACGCCCCGCGCGGGCGACCGCCGCGTACACCGCGCGCATCTCGGAGGTGGCGGCCTCCTGGCCGGCCGGATACGTCGCGCACCACTACACCCGCTACCTCGGCGACCTGTCCGGCGGGCAGGTGGTCCGCGACACCGCGCAGAAGACCTGGGGGTTCGACCACAAGGGCGACGGGGTCCGCTTCTACGTCTTCGAGGGCATCCCCAACCCGGCGGCCTTCAAGCGGGAGTACCGCGCGCTGCTGGACGCCCTCCCGGTCGACGGGCCCGAGCGGGACCGCGTGATCGGCGAGTCCCGCCAGGCGTTCGCCTTCAACGGGGCCCTGCTCGCGGAACTCGCCCGCGACTGA
- a CDS encoding WxL protein peptidoglycan domain-containing protein — protein MHVLPLPAPGRGAAALAVAALALAASATGASPATAAVPAPVQGSTTTVSAPVRTGPAAGNGAAAPAVAPAAADTAATWSVAPADNRIGVGRPHFTYTLPQGTRVTDAITVANRGDAPITLRIYASDAFTTASGALDLLPAGEEPTDVGAWTVPRAGTVTLAPQQQRTVPFTVTVPSDAAPGDHTGGLVTSLVTKDGAGKVGLDRRLGARIYLRVPGVLTPALKVSALHTGYDGTANPVGSGSARITYTVTNSGNVRVTAGQKVRVRALFGALTGTTALPALPELLPGDSLTRTAVVHGVPPAGPLRVTVSLDPKPVGADGAAGQQPATAPVAASASDTLWAWPWAALLAAAVLALLVYAGVLLRRRGRRKVAEAVEKALGDALSGA, from the coding sequence ATGCACGTCCTCCCCCTGCCCGCGCCCGGCCGGGGTGCCGCGGCGCTGGCCGTCGCCGCCCTGGCGCTCGCGGCGTCCGCGACCGGCGCGTCCCCGGCGACCGCCGCCGTCCCCGCCCCCGTCCAGGGCTCGACGACCACCGTGTCCGCGCCGGTCCGTACGGGCCCGGCGGCGGGCAACGGCGCGGCGGCGCCCGCGGTCGCGCCCGCCGCCGCGGACACCGCGGCGACCTGGAGCGTGGCGCCCGCCGACAACAGGATCGGCGTCGGCCGCCCCCACTTCACCTACACCCTGCCGCAGGGCACGCGGGTCACCGACGCGATCACGGTCGCCAACCGCGGCGACGCCCCGATCACCTTGCGGATCTACGCCAGCGACGCCTTCACCACGGCCTCCGGCGCCCTCGACCTGCTGCCGGCCGGTGAGGAGCCGACCGACGTCGGCGCCTGGACGGTGCCCCGGGCCGGCACCGTCACGCTGGCCCCGCAGCAGCAGCGCACGGTGCCCTTCACCGTCACCGTGCCCTCCGACGCGGCCCCCGGCGACCACACCGGCGGCCTCGTCACCTCGCTGGTCACGAAGGACGGCGCGGGCAAGGTCGGTCTCGACCGGCGGCTCGGCGCCCGCATCTACCTGAGGGTGCCCGGGGTCCTCACCCCGGCCCTGAAGGTCTCCGCGCTGCACACCGGCTACGACGGGACCGCGAACCCGGTCGGCTCCGGCTCCGCGCGGATCACCTACACCGTCACCAACTCGGGCAACGTCCGCGTGACCGCCGGTCAGAAGGTCCGGGTGCGGGCGCTGTTCGGCGCGCTCACCGGAACCACGGCGCTGCCCGCGCTGCCCGAACTCCTGCCGGGCGACTCGCTGACCCGCACCGCCGTCGTCCACGGCGTGCCGCCGGCCGGCCCGCTGCGCGTGACCGTCTCCCTCGATCCGAAGCCCGTGGGCGCCGACGGCGCGGCCGGGCAGCAGCCGGCGACGGCGCCCGTGGCGGCGTCCGCCTCGGACACGCTGTGGGCCTGGCCGTGGGCGGCGCTGCTCGCCGCCGCCGTGCTCGCCCTGCTGGTGTACGCGGGCGTCCTGCTGCGGCGGCGCGGTCGGCGCAAGGTGGCCGAGGCCGTGGAGAAGGCGCTGGGCGACGCCCTGAGCGGTGCCTGA
- a CDS encoding HtaA domain-containing protein, translating into MSARPATTAAHRPSLPRPVTAAVSVLALVLALAAAFLVRAQSAFASTVAVSDASFVWGLDATASAGAYFGGCNFLSAGAAGDTGSSVVWTQSSPSPGYAARVGNVSVEKPDTAGTYGLASWATRCQGPDGGAVSTSTNTGSRVRIVGGSGTVDPSANTASVQWEGSFTSAFYGGMVYWTATDPKLTVNADGSGEVTATLGGYGADMNDASKWAALPATVVTLAELSGVEVTDSGFTVAPSYRGVEVSVPGGGAGQYRSGADWGSWPQSFVDFQQLTGESSYWYSSNLADADKVAAPLTVGWPALPSGSPGDPTGTPASPGTPTDAGPPTASGTPTAGGTPTASGSPTAPASGGPSGTPAGGSPSAQGCTLSDGVKGGSLVWGFKESFRSYVVSGGSANSITAGDGARVLDQDLAVAGKAASGTFLWPYASSSSYTGPAGFTVQYGGKVEFSYPAHLFDIVIEDPEVVVKGTSGTLYADVSLTVTENGKADTDARDHVALASLDLGDSGPAESADGITLVAHTAIQDTDAFTFDGSAFYQKGQALDDATVLLSGCTGTRTGGASAGGASGGSASGGSPTGSDTDGGVIPTVQYRPGALASTGAAIGLPLAASLAALAVGAALVGSVRLRVRRRRG; encoded by the coding sequence ATGTCGGCACGTCCGGCGACCACCGCGGCCCATCGGCCGTCGCTGCCCAGACCGGTCACCGCCGCGGTGTCCGTCCTCGCCCTCGTCCTGGCCCTCGCGGCCGCCTTCCTCGTGCGCGCCCAGAGCGCCTTCGCCTCCACCGTCGCGGTGTCGGATGCGTCGTTCGTGTGGGGTCTGGACGCGACGGCGAGTGCGGGGGCGTATTTCGGGGGGTGCAATTTCCTGTCGGCGGGTGCGGCGGGGGATACGGGTTCGAGCGTGGTGTGGACGCAGTCGAGTCCGTCGCCGGGGTATGCGGCGCGGGTGGGGAACGTGTCGGTGGAGAAGCCGGACACGGCGGGGACGTATGGGTTGGCGTCGTGGGCGACGAGGTGTCAGGGGCCGGACGGTGGTGCGGTGTCGACGTCGACGAACACGGGTTCGCGGGTGCGGATCGTGGGGGGTTCGGGGACGGTGGATCCGTCGGCGAACACGGCGAGTGTGCAGTGGGAGGGTTCGTTCACGTCGGCGTTCTACGGGGGGATGGTGTATTGGACGGCGACGGACCCGAAGTTGACGGTTAATGCGGATGGTTCGGGTGAGGTGACGGCCACGCTGGGTGGTTATGGCGCGGATATGAATGATGCGTCGAAGTGGGCGGCGTTGCCGGCGACGGTGGTGACGTTGGCGGAGTTGTCGGGTGTGGAGGTGACGGATAGCGGGTTCACGGTGGCGCCGTCGTACCGGGGTGTGGAGGTGTCGGTTCCGGGTGGTGGTGCGGGGCAGTACCGGTCGGGTGCGGACTGGGGGTCGTGGCCGCAGTCGTTCGTGGACTTCCAGCAGCTGACGGGGGAGAGTTCGTACTGGTACAGCTCGAACCTGGCGGACGCGGACAAGGTCGCCGCACCCCTCACCGTCGGCTGGCCGGCCCTGCCGTCCGGGTCCCCGGGCGACCCCACCGGGACCCCCGCCTCCCCGGGCACGCCCACCGACGCGGGTCCGCCGACCGCGAGCGGCACACCGACGGCCGGCGGCACACCGACGGCGAGCGGTTCCCCGACCGCCCCGGCGTCGGGCGGCCCGAGCGGCACCCCGGCGGGCGGCTCCCCCTCGGCCCAGGGCTGCACGCTCTCCGACGGCGTCAAGGGCGGCAGCCTGGTCTGGGGCTTCAAGGAGAGCTTCCGGTCGTACGTCGTCTCCGGCGGCAGCGCCAACTCGATCACCGCCGGCGACGGGGCCCGCGTCCTCGACCAGGACCTCGCGGTGGCGGGCAAGGCGGCCAGCGGGACCTTCCTGTGGCCGTACGCGTCGAGTTCGTCGTACACCGGTCCGGCCGGCTTCACCGTGCAGTACGGCGGGAAGGTCGAGTTCAGCTACCCGGCGCACCTCTTCGACATCGTGATCGAGGACCCCGAGGTGGTGGTGAAGGGCACCTCCGGCACGCTCTACGCGGACGTCTCGCTGACGGTGACGGAGAACGGCAAGGCCGACACCGACGCCCGCGACCACGTGGCGCTGGCCTCGCTCGACCTGGGCGACAGCGGCCCGGCCGAGAGCGCGGACGGCATCACGCTGGTCGCCCACACCGCGATCCAGGACACCGACGCCTTCACCTTCGACGGCTCCGCCTTCTACCAGAAGGGCCAGGCGCTCGACGACGCCACCGTGCTGCTGTCCGGCTGCACCGGCACGCGGACCGGCGGCGCCTCCGCCGGCGGTGCGTCCGGCGGCTCGGCGTCCGGCGGTTCGCCCACCGGGTCCGACACCGACGGCGGCGTGATCCCGACCGTGCAGTACCGCCCGGGCGCGCTCGCCTCGACCGGCGCCGCGATCGGGCTGCCGCTGGCGGCCTCGCTGGCCGCACTCGCGGTCGGCGCCGCGCTCGTCGGGTCCGTCCGGCTACGCGTCCGTCGGCGGCGCGGCTGA
- a CDS encoding heme ABC transporter ATP-binding protein, whose protein sequence is MSGTAPAGTGTTAGATDPVPGRADPAAGGNGTEAGAGPGRGPAGGPLARLLRRRTGTPPGLAPGEVALTASGLGYRAGPRWLVRDVDLELVAGRVLAVIGPNGAGKSTLLSLLAGDTPPSAGAVRVGGLDARRAHPAELARRRAVLPQQPLLSFPFTAVEVVAMGRAPWAGTEREDDDEAAVEAAVSATGLRPLADRAYPGLSGGEQAATSFARVLAQRAGVLLLDEPTAALDLRHQEQLMRLAAECAAAGQAVLVVLHDIQLAAAYADEIAVLAGGRLVARGSPGAVLTEALLEDVYGLPVEVLRHPGHGALLVVPRRAGRASGAPGAAPGAPVPEADTAPPADPSTAEAAGPAGAPRTASGSRPAPGTQSATGATRSEEAP, encoded by the coding sequence ATGAGCGGCACCGCACCGGCCGGGACCGGTACGACGGCGGGCGCGACGGACCCGGTGCCCGGCCGGGCGGACCCGGCCGCCGGCGGGAACGGCACGGAGGCCGGCGCAGGACCCGGCCGCGGGCCCGCCGGCGGGCCGCTGGCGCGGCTGCTGCGCCGCCGCACCGGGACGCCTCCCGGCCTCGCGCCCGGCGAGGTGGCGCTCACGGCGTCCGGTCTCGGCTACCGGGCCGGCCCGCGGTGGCTGGTGCGCGACGTCGACCTGGAACTGGTGGCCGGCCGGGTGCTCGCCGTCATCGGCCCCAACGGAGCCGGCAAGTCGACCCTGCTGTCCCTGCTGGCCGGAGACACCCCGCCCAGCGCTGGCGCGGTGCGCGTCGGCGGCCTCGACGCGCGCCGGGCGCACCCGGCCGAACTCGCCAGGCGCCGGGCGGTCCTGCCCCAACAGCCGCTGCTCTCCTTCCCGTTCACCGCCGTCGAGGTGGTGGCCATGGGCCGTGCCCCGTGGGCGGGCACCGAGCGGGAGGACGACGACGAGGCCGCCGTCGAGGCGGCGGTGTCGGCCACCGGGCTCCGACCGCTGGCCGACCGCGCGTATCCCGGCCTGTCCGGCGGGGAGCAGGCGGCCACCTCGTTCGCGCGGGTGCTCGCCCAGCGCGCGGGAGTGCTGCTGCTCGACGAGCCCACCGCGGCCCTCGACCTGCGCCACCAGGAGCAGTTGATGCGGCTGGCGGCGGAGTGCGCCGCCGCCGGGCAGGCGGTCCTGGTCGTGCTGCACGACATCCAACTGGCCGCGGCCTACGCCGACGAGATCGCGGTGCTGGCCGGCGGCCGGCTGGTCGCCCGCGGCAGCCCCGGGGCCGTGCTCACCGAAGCCCTGCTGGAAGACGTCTACGGCCTGCCCGTGGAGGTGCTCCGGCACCCCGGCCACGGCGCCCTGCTCGTCGTCCCGCGCCGCGCCGGCCGGGCGTCCGGCGCCCCGGGCGCCGCCCCGGGCGCACCGGTCCCCGAGGCGGACACGGCCCCGCCCGCAGACCCGTCCACCGCCGAGGCGGCCGGCCCGGCCGGCGCGCCCCGGACCGCCTCCGGGAGCCGCCCGGCACCGGGCACCCAGTCCGCCACCGGCGCCACCAGAAGTGAGGAAGCCCCATGA
- a CDS encoding FecCD family ABC transporter permease, whose translation MSGTTRQVRPAEDAGRWEGDRGGTVHPAGTGGTGRAPAPLPVTGHRRTRVTVLFAGLALALVAVSLASAALGQYGIGFGDVAASVLHRASGPLHLGHPVPDHFAEETLWQVRMPRVVMSLLVGAGLACAGALMQGVFGNPLADPGVIGVSSGAAIGAAVVIVTGFSAFGAFTVPAAAFCTGLAATLLVYALSRSGGRTEVVTLVLTGIAVNAVTGAGLAFCTYFGDQTARDQIVFWQLGSLNGSRWVYVGTVAPFVAVGTAGALWLARRLDLLALGDRAARHVGVDVERLRLTAIVLVAVMVAAGVAFSGVIGFVGLVVPHLVRMAVGPAHRVLVPACVLGGAVLLAAADLVARTAVRYADLPIGMLTAAVGGPFFFWLLRRTRTRAGGWA comes from the coding sequence GTGAGCGGGACCACCCGGCAGGTGCGGCCCGCCGAGGACGCCGGGCGGTGGGAGGGCGACCGCGGCGGCACCGTCCACCCCGCCGGGACCGGCGGCACCGGCCGCGCCCCCGCCCCCCTGCCCGTGACCGGACACCGCCGCACCCGCGTCACCGTGCTCTTCGCGGGCCTGGCGCTCGCGCTGGTGGCGGTCTCGCTGGCCTCCGCCGCCCTCGGGCAGTACGGCATCGGCTTCGGTGACGTGGCCGCGTCCGTGCTGCACCGTGCCTCGGGCCCGCTGCACCTCGGGCACCCGGTGCCCGACCACTTCGCCGAGGAGACGCTGTGGCAGGTGCGGATGCCCAGGGTGGTGATGTCCCTGCTGGTCGGCGCCGGACTGGCGTGCGCGGGGGCGCTGATGCAGGGCGTCTTCGGCAACCCGCTCGCCGATCCCGGCGTCATCGGGGTGTCGTCAGGGGCCGCGATCGGCGCGGCGGTGGTCATCGTCACCGGGTTCTCCGCGTTCGGCGCGTTCACCGTGCCGGCGGCCGCCTTCTGCACCGGCCTCGCGGCCACCCTGCTGGTGTACGCGCTGTCCCGTTCCGGCGGACGCACCGAGGTCGTCACGCTGGTGCTCACCGGGATCGCGGTCAACGCCGTCACCGGCGCGGGGCTGGCGTTCTGCACCTACTTCGGCGACCAGACCGCCCGCGACCAGATCGTCTTCTGGCAGTTGGGCAGCCTCAACGGCAGCCGCTGGGTCTACGTCGGCACCGTGGCGCCGTTCGTCGCCGTGGGCACGGCCGGCGCGCTGTGGCTCGCCCGGCGGCTCGACCTGCTCGCCCTCGGCGACCGGGCGGCCCGCCACGTCGGCGTGGACGTGGAACGCCTGCGGCTGACCGCCATCGTGCTGGTCGCGGTGATGGTCGCGGCCGGAGTCGCCTTCAGCGGGGTGATCGGCTTCGTCGGTCTCGTGGTGCCGCACCTGGTGCGGATGGCGGTCGGCCCCGCGCACCGGGTGCTCGTCCCCGCCTGCGTGCTGGGCGGAGCGGTGCTGCTGGCCGCGGCCGACCTGGTGGCCCGGACCGCGGTCCGCTACGCGGACCTGCCGATCGGCATGCTCACCGCGGCCGTCGGCGGCCCCTTCTTCTTCTGGCTGCTGCGCCGCACCCGGACCCGTGCGGGAGGCTGGGCATGA
- a CDS encoding heme/hemin ABC transporter substrate-binding protein, with the protein MRTVRRGGEVPRVRGRSVLGRRAGSAALAVALATAAAACGGSGGAAAPTAEGGSVAAAHNAVRPWSRLTPLADPRAYQGPTTAKVSDADISPVTTTPHPVLPAEVVDHQGTKVTVRSTDRILALDLYGTLSATVYGLGLGPHLVGRDQSTGFPEAAKLPVVTGSTHQLNAEAILKLHPTVLVTDTTLGPWDVVLQMRSAGIPVVVVSAERGIGTVGSLVGEVAAALGVEPEGRLLAQRLDRQIAAERAQIAKVVPADPSRRPRIVFLYARGQAGVYYVFGKGSGADSLIDAVGGVDVATEAGIKGFSPLNAEALAKAEPDVILMMTLGLKSVGGVDGALRLPGVAETEAGKHRRIVDMSDYQVLSFGPLTAPVLDGLARALYAPGQDDAAKTATGAASATPTPTATATASAPAPATATGGAR; encoded by the coding sequence ATGCGCACGGTCCGACGAGGTGGTGAAGTCCCGCGCGTCCGGGGGAGGTCGGTCCTGGGCCGCCGGGCCGGCTCCGCCGCGCTCGCCGTCGCCCTGGCCACCGCGGCCGCCGCCTGCGGCGGAAGCGGCGGGGCGGCCGCGCCGACCGCCGAGGGCGGTTCGGTCGCCGCCGCCCACAACGCCGTGCGGCCCTGGTCCCGGCTCACGCCGCTGGCCGACCCGCGCGCGTACCAGGGGCCCACCACCGCGAAGGTGTCCGACGCCGACATCAGCCCGGTCACCACGACCCCGCACCCGGTGCTGCCGGCCGAGGTCGTGGACCACCAGGGCACGAAGGTCACCGTCCGCAGCACCGACCGCATCCTCGCGCTCGACCTCTACGGCACGCTGTCGGCGACCGTCTACGGGCTGGGACTCGGCCCCCACCTGGTCGGCCGCGACCAGTCCACCGGCTTCCCCGAGGCGGCGAAGCTGCCCGTGGTCACCGGGAGCACCCACCAGCTCAACGCCGAGGCGATCCTCAAGCTGCACCCGACCGTCCTCGTCACCGACACCACCCTGGGCCCCTGGGACGTGGTGCTCCAGATGCGGTCGGCCGGCATCCCCGTGGTCGTCGTCAGCGCCGAGCGCGGTATCGGCACCGTCGGGTCGCTGGTCGGCGAGGTCGCCGCGGCGCTCGGCGTCGAGCCGGAGGGACGGCTGCTCGCGCAGCGGCTGGACCGTCAGATCGCCGCGGAACGCGCGCAGATCGCGAAGGTGGTCCCCGCGGACCCCTCCCGGCGGCCGCGGATCGTGTTCCTGTACGCCCGGGGACAGGCGGGCGTCTACTACGTCTTCGGAAAGGGCTCCGGCGCGGACTCGCTGATCGACGCGGTCGGCGGCGTGGACGTGGCGACCGAGGCCGGGATCAAGGGATTCAGCCCGCTCAACGCCGAGGCGCTCGCGAAGGCCGAGCCCGACGTGATCCTCATGATGACGCTCGGCCTGAAGTCCGTGGGCGGTGTCGACGGCGCGCTCCGACTGCCGGGCGTCGCCGAGACCGAGGCCGGCAAGCACCGGCGGATCGTGGACATGAGCGACTACCAGGTGCTGTCGTTCGGGCCGCTCACCGCGCCCGTGCTCGACGGCCTGGCCCGCGCGTTGTACGCGCCCGGCCAGGACGACGCCGCGAAGACGGCCACCGGAGCGGCGTCGGCCACCCCCACCCCCACCGCCACCGCCACGGCCTCCGCCCCCGCCCCCGCAACCGCCACGGGCGGCGCGCGGTGA